A portion of the Juglans microcarpa x Juglans regia isolate MS1-56 chromosome 1D, Jm3101_v1.0, whole genome shotgun sequence genome contains these proteins:
- the LOC121245946 gene encoding uncharacterized protein LOC121245946, translating into MAFPLPPKFRIPIIEMYDGNRDPLKYLETFKAHMMLHGFPGEIAYREFLLTLKGPARAWFGSLAPKSVDIFGGLARLFLTQFMSNRRRRYSAAYLLTIKQTEDESLKSYLTRFNNERMTADDQDEKITLAALLGGVWPLSQFMAEIARRTPSMLQEFKDQADNFINVEDTL; encoded by the coding sequence ATGGCATTCCCATTGCCACCGAAGTTCAGAATCCCCATCATAGAGATGTACGATGGGAATAGGGACCCTCTCAAGTACCTGGAAACCTTCAAAGCTCACATGATGTTGCATGGCTTCCCTGGGGAAATCGCTTATAGGGAGTTCCTGCTAACCTTGAAGGGGCCCGCACGTGCATGGTTTGGGTCACTGGCACCTAAGTCAGTGGACATCTTCGGCGGGCTAGCCAGACTGTTCCTAACCCAATTCATGTCCAATCGGAGGAGGCGATACTCGGCTGCATACCTCCTCACTATCAAACAAACGGAGGACGAGAGCCTGAAGTCCTACTTGACCCGGTTCAATAATGAGCGCATGACCGCCGAcgaccaagacgagaagatcACCTTGGCGGCACTTCTAGGAGGTGTTTGGCCCCTTTCCCAGTTTATGGCAGAAATAGCCAGGCGAACCCCCTCAATGCTACAGGAATTCAAGGACCAGGCCGACAACTTCATTAATGTGGAAGACACTCTCTGA